A section of the Pedobacter sp. HDW13 genome encodes:
- a CDS encoding helix-turn-helix domain-containing protein, translating into MGQLHPVKKPSSSDYPDTLTGIELMVSIYNSASESDCPKSPFRSADFGILMVKKGSLKIKINFVEHTLNYRDILCMMPDHIYEIPEEPNATVIFTHFNKSYLARKGIFFNIAETYKIFNGQELLKFSLSKAEYEQVLADMMALQNRLSISKHTRHIDDIIHNSFLSIVYDIFLLNEKQKKLPSAAINSKVELTNRFLSLVAERFKIEKRVIYYANCLHITPRHLSQVVKQVTGRSAGEHIDDFVIREAKLLLTGHVLNISEIAEELHFSNPSFFGKYFKKHAGLSPLSFKRDNNIAL; encoded by the coding sequence ATGGGACAATTGCATCCGGTCAAAAAGCCATCATCATCAGATTATCCTGATACCCTAACGGGCATTGAGCTTATGGTGTCGATATACAATAGTGCCAGTGAAAGTGATTGTCCTAAATCGCCTTTCCGATCTGCCGATTTCGGAATTTTAATGGTAAAAAAGGGAAGCCTGAAAATAAAAATCAATTTTGTAGAGCATACTTTAAACTACCGCGATATTTTATGTATGATGCCCGATCATATTTACGAAATACCCGAGGAACCCAATGCCACCGTTATTTTTACGCATTTCAACAAAAGCTACCTCGCACGCAAGGGCATATTTTTTAATATTGCCGAAACTTACAAGATATTTAATGGACAGGAATTGTTAAAGTTTTCGCTTTCAAAAGCCGAATATGAGCAGGTACTGGCCGATATGATGGCGCTTCAAAACCGGCTTTCCATTTCAAAACACACCCGTCATATCGACGATATTATACACAATAGCTTCTTATCTATTGTATATGATATTTTTTTGCTGAACGAAAAGCAAAAGAAACTACCTTCAGCCGCCATAAACAGCAAAGTAGAACTTACCAATCGGTTTTTATCGCTGGTAGCAGAGCGTTTCAAAATAGAAAAACGGGTAATTTATTACGCAAACTGCCTGCACATTACCCCAAGGCATCTTTCACAGGTTGTTAAACAGGTTACAGGCCGATCGGCTGGAGAGCATATAGACGATTTTGTAATCAGGGAAGCTAAATTATTGCTTACCGGACATGTGCTGAACATTTCGGAAATTGCCGAAGAGCTTCATTTCAGCAATCCTTCCTTTTTTGGAAAATACTTTAAAAAACATGCGGGTTTATCGCCGTTATCGTTTAAAAGAGACAATAATATTGCGTTGTAG
- a CDS encoding arylsulfatase — protein sequence MIRKSLIIAGFSILFSGLSVAQRKPGQKPNIVFILADDLGYGDVGVYGQKLILTPNIDKLAREGTRFTEFYAGAPVCSPSRGSILTGLNTGHATIRGNATEQGGLPGKKGKNVVYRANLTPNDYTIGNLMQDAGYNTSLVGKWHVDGYDSLATPLQRGFDKFSGWLINVPATYASTYWPDHRYVNGKLVTVEPNTNARKGYYETNICTDEALAYLKTQKDSKKPFFLMLNFNNPHSPLDVPDQAIYKNKNWPEDMKTYAAMVYYMDQSVGKIKDYLIKSGLSENTIVFFASDNGPRSEPTSQLKAVSEFFDSNGPLKGYKRDMYDGGIRIPFIAWVPFIKNAPKMSDVPGYFPDIMPTFGEIAGKTSGFKTDGASIYPVLKGVKPKTDRFLYWEFFELGFEQGVRYGWWKGVKRHHKLELYDLKTDIGETKDVAAAHPDIVKEIEDYLLTARTDSPYWTVK from the coding sequence ATGATCAGAAAAAGTTTAATTATAGCAGGTTTCTCCATCCTTTTTAGCGGATTGTCTGTTGCCCAGCGAAAACCAGGGCAGAAACCCAATATTGTTTTTATTCTGGCCGATGATCTCGGTTATGGGGATGTGGGTGTTTACGGACAAAAACTGATCCTTACACCCAATATCGATAAACTGGCCCGGGAAGGTACACGCTTTACCGAATTTTATGCCGGGGCACCAGTTTGTTCACCTTCAAGGGGTTCTATCCTTACCGGTCTCAATACCGGGCATGCTACCATCAGAGGCAATGCAACAGAGCAAGGCGGCCTTCCGGGTAAAAAAGGGAAAAATGTGGTGTACAGGGCAAACCTTACGCCGAACGATTATACCATTGGCAACCTGATGCAGGATGCAGGATACAATACCTCGTTGGTAGGGAAATGGCATGTTGACGGTTACGATTCGCTGGCTACGCCATTGCAAAGGGGTTTCGATAAGTTTTCGGGCTGGCTTATCAATGTACCGGCTACCTACGCCAGTACTTATTGGCCCGACCACCGTTATGTTAACGGAAAACTCGTAACGGTTGAGCCCAATACCAATGCCAGAAAGGGCTATTACGAAACCAATATCTGTACAGATGAGGCATTGGCTTACCTGAAAACGCAAAAAGACAGTAAAAAACCTTTCTTTTTGATGCTGAACTTTAACAATCCGCATTCGCCACTCGATGTGCCGGACCAGGCCATTTATAAAAATAAAAACTGGCCGGAAGATATGAAGACTTATGCCGCCATGGTGTATTACATGGACCAATCGGTAGGTAAGATTAAAGATTATTTGATTAAAAGTGGTTTATCGGAAAATACGATCGTCTTTTTTGCTTCCGATAATGGGCCGCGGTCAGAACCTACCAGTCAGCTGAAGGCTGTATCCGAGTTTTTTGATTCGAATGGTCCGCTTAAAGGTTATAAAAGAGATATGTATGATGGTGGAATCCGTATTCCTTTTATTGCATGGGTACCATTTATTAAGAATGCCCCTAAAATGAGCGATGTACCCGGGTACTTTCCCGATATTATGCCCACATTTGGCGAAATTGCAGGTAAAACCAGCGGATTTAAAACCGATGGAGCCAGTATTTACCCCGTACTTAAAGGCGTTAAACCAAAAACAGACCGTTTTCTGTATTGGGAGTTTTTTGAGTTGGGCTTTGAACAAGGTGTTCGTTATGGCTGGTGGAAAGGCGTAAAAAGACACCATAAACTAGAGCTTTACGATTTAAAGACCGATATTGGCGAGACAAAAGATGTGGCGGCAGCCCATCCGGATATTGTTAAGGAAATAGAAGATTATCTTTTAACAGCAAGAACGGATTCGCCTTACTGGACGGTAAAATAA
- a CDS encoding RagB/SusD family nutrient uptake outer membrane protein: MKTKIYLTLFAALLLLTSCEKQLNQTPESSLATENFFTNNNDFLQAVNGVYSQLNNYPSQALWLGEMRSDNINATSDGNRDWDGINNFTPSITTTGFISTAWKANFNGIYNANTVLAALETKGSVLTAANATRYTAEVRFLRAFYYFSLVRTFGQVPLISTVKSAAEVATIPRSPVADVYALIESDLQYAATNLPTTFTGADLGRPTSYVAKGLLGLVYLTKSGPTYGINGPGLNSNEYNKAAAQFDAVLTGSPYSFANNYSSIFSYTNENNSEVVFDVQFASSLNGAGFPSHLVPVAYWTSNGISNSYGNGYGASTFPVAKSLVTAYTTNTVSGTDIRYSFNVATSYTPGPFIKKYIDVAKKGLSGRDWSVNFIVLRYTDILLMKAECILHGAPGTQADVDAAVNQVRARAGVGALSNVNIQTLMQERQREFLGEGLRWNDLVREGLAISQMNAWRIADAITKINEIVPNYVIYPVPASEIQTAPGLYVQNPGYN; this comes from the coding sequence ATGAAAACGAAAATATACTTAACCCTGTTCGCCGCATTGCTGCTACTAACCAGTTGCGAAAAACAGTTAAATCAAACACCAGAGTCGAGCTTAGCTACCGAAAACTTTTTTACCAACAATAACGACTTTCTTCAGGCGGTAAATGGGGTTTATTCGCAATTAAACAATTACCCCAGTCAGGCATTGTGGCTGGGCGAAATGCGCAGCGATAACATCAATGCAACTTCTGATGGTAACCGCGACTGGGACGGAATTAATAATTTTACCCCCAGTATTACCACTACTGGCTTTATATCAACTGCCTGGAAGGCCAATTTTAATGGTATTTATAATGCAAATACCGTGTTGGCTGCCCTCGAAACCAAAGGAAGTGTGCTTACGGCTGCAAATGCTACGCGTTACACTGCCGAAGTACGGTTTTTAAGGGCGTTTTATTATTTCTCTTTGGTAAGGACTTTTGGTCAGGTGCCATTAATTTCGACAGTAAAGAGTGCCGCCGAGGTGGCAACGATCCCCAGGAGTCCAGTGGCTGATGTGTATGCATTGATTGAATCGGATCTGCAATATGCAGCCACCAATTTACCCACAACCTTTACCGGTGCCGATCTGGGCAGGCCAACATCATATGTTGCAAAAGGGCTATTGGGATTGGTTTACCTCACCAAATCAGGGCCAACTTACGGTATAAACGGACCGGGGCTAAACAGCAACGAATACAATAAGGCTGCTGCCCAGTTCGATGCCGTACTTACTGGTAGTCCTTACAGTTTTGCCAATAATTATTCATCTATATTTTCTTATACCAACGAGAACAATAGCGAAGTCGTTTTCGATGTGCAGTTTGCGTCGAGTTTAAACGGTGCCGGTTTTCCTTCGCATTTGGTGCCTGTAGCTTACTGGACCAGCAATGGCATTTCCAATAGTTATGGAAATGGCTATGGGGCAAGTACTTTTCCGGTGGCTAAAAGTTTAGTAACTGCCTATACCACCAATACCGTAAGTGGAACAGATATCAGGTATTCTTTTAATGTGGCTACGAGCTACACACCAGGTCCATTTATTAAAAAATATATCGACGTGGCTAAAAAAGGTCTGTCTGGAAGAGATTGGTCTGTTAATTTTATTGTGCTGCGGTATACCGATATATTGCTCATGAAAGCAGAATGTATCTTGCATGGCGCTCCGGGTACGCAGGCCGATGTGGATGCTGCGGTAAACCAGGTAAGGGCCAGGGCAGGGGTAGGCGCATTATCCAATGTAAATATCCAAACCCTAATGCAGGAGCGGCAGAGAGAGTTTTTAGGCGAAGGTTTGCGCTGGAACGATCTGGTGCGCGAAGGATTGGCCATTTCGCAAATGAATGCCTGGAGAATTGCCGATGCAATTACCAAAATCAATGAGATTGTGCCGAATTATGTTATTTATCCGGTGCCGGCATCAGAAATTCAGACTGCTCCAGGACTTTATGTGCAAAATCCCGGCTACAATTAA
- a CDS encoding TonB-dependent receptor — protein sequence MKIRGKSWKDSHSAHFSKTFLLPGLTGMLLIAALIPASAKINGEQPNINFPNHLNVAGTAFNPVSGAKLKAVTIKGKVTDEKNLPLPGVSVRVKGTTQVVSTNPDGEFQLVTDLNQPTLVFTYVGYKTKELVYNGQPVSVKLDPDQSKLEEVLVVGYGSQRKSDVLGAVASFNAKAVEEKPISRVEQALIGQMAGVQVRQQSATPGAGLSIQVRGAGSITAGNEPLYVLDGFPLDVASQNAAGGIANSPLDNLNPNDIESVQVLKDAAAGAIYGSRAANGVVIITTKKGITGKAKISVNANAGISTIARKIDMLRADEWVAQATELANNAWVASGTGRTSSQTNAERAAILGLAAGTINTTYMTDPRWAQAGHPGLDYVDWQDAIFTRAPYQNYEVSASGGSENVSYFISGNVLNQNGTLINSNFKNYGIRANVEANASKKLKFGINLAPSYSVNNAPPGEGKDNQLMNALQMVPVVESTAGLNSGAYGNSTYTWASPRLISPYAYLETAINKIKTSRLLASIYADYQIVKGLSLRSSVNYDNVDRNTSRYTSDQVTVGVASALLTNPGLYSTGAYAVTKKQNFLNENTLNYTITIAGLHKISAIAGVSYNIVHTEGVSLATAGGFANDIIKTLSNAIANSAGVTTTGTSTAANNTLFSYYSRLQYVFKDTYLLSGTLRRDASSKFGSENRWGTFPSVSAGWKISEESFLKDVKAINELKLRLSWGKSGNNNIGDYNAISTLVNSNYVFGGNTPTTATGQVVSGLANKALKWETSNTYDLGIDLSLLANRINFTFDAYHKKNTDLLLNLPVLSASGFSTSLQNIGAVVNKGLEFGLNTVNVKTASFTWSMSANIAFNKNTVTELGPTHADIEIASAYSGSNAPYLLREGLPAFSYYITKTDGILTAADLANPAVAKVSGQKVGDAKYIDANGDGKISAADRVIGGQPSPKYTWGWTNNFKYGNFDLGIQLYGQHGGSILSYLGRAIDFSGSTTANVLGVWRDRWSAADPNPDAPRGKLGASYTYPNVTSDWVYSSDFLRVQNITLGYNLKGLIKTSGISSARIFIALENYFSYDEYKGGANPEAQNTNVSGDASYAISGDYGSAPLSKTASIGINIGF from the coding sequence ATGAAAATACGCGGAAAGTCCTGGAAGGACTCGCATAGTGCCCACTTTTCCAAAACATTTTTATTGCCCGGTTTAACAGGAATGCTCCTCATTGCTGCTCTTATACCGGCCTCGGCAAAAATAAACGGTGAGCAACCAAATATTAATTTCCCCAATCATTTAAATGTGGCTGGTACGGCCTTTAATCCGGTTTCTGGAGCAAAGCTGAAAGCAGTTACCATTAAGGGGAAAGTAACCGACGAAAAGAACCTGCCTTTACCTGGCGTAAGCGTTAGGGTTAAAGGAACTACTCAGGTGGTTTCAACTAATCCCGATGGTGAATTTCAGCTTGTTACCGATTTGAACCAGCCAACTTTAGTTTTCACGTATGTAGGTTACAAAACAAAAGAACTTGTTTACAATGGCCAACCGGTATCGGTAAAACTCGATCCCGATCAAAGTAAGCTCGAAGAAGTGCTTGTAGTAGGTTATGGTAGCCAAAGAAAAAGCGATGTACTGGGCGCTGTGGCCTCCTTTAATGCGAAAGCAGTAGAAGAAAAACCTATATCACGGGTAGAACAGGCGCTAATTGGTCAGATGGCTGGTGTGCAGGTAAGACAGCAAAGTGCTACGCCGGGTGCAGGTTTAAGTATTCAGGTGCGTGGTGCGGGCTCAATTACTGCAGGTAACGAGCCGCTTTATGTGTTAGATGGTTTCCCTTTAGATGTAGCCAGCCAAAATGCTGCCGGCGGTATTGCCAACAGTCCGCTAGATAACCTTAATCCTAACGATATCGAAAGTGTACAGGTGCTGAAAGATGCAGCAGCAGGAGCCATTTATGGGTCGCGTGCAGCAAACGGAGTGGTAATTATTACAACCAAGAAAGGGATTACAGGCAAAGCAAAAATTAGTGTAAATGCCAATGCAGGCATCAGTACTATAGCGCGGAAAATTGATATGCTCAGGGCCGATGAATGGGTGGCGCAGGCTACAGAATTGGCCAACAATGCCTGGGTGGCTTCTGGTACAGGCAGAACGAGCAGCCAAACCAATGCAGAACGCGCGGCGATTTTGGGGCTGGCCGCAGGAACGATTAATACAACTTACATGACTGATCCGCGCTGGGCACAGGCCGGGCACCCCGGACTTGATTATGTAGACTGGCAGGATGCGATCTTTACGCGGGCACCCTATCAAAACTATGAGGTTTCGGCCAGCGGAGGCTCCGAAAATGTAAGTTATTTTATCTCCGGCAATGTGCTTAACCAAAATGGAACACTAATTAATTCCAACTTTAAGAATTACGGTATAAGGGCCAATGTAGAGGCTAATGCCAGCAAGAAACTCAAATTCGGAATCAATCTGGCACCATCATATTCGGTTAACAATGCGCCTCCGGGAGAGGGAAAAGATAATCAGTTGATGAATGCCCTGCAAATGGTGCCTGTGGTTGAAAGCACCGCCGGGTTAAATTCTGGTGCTTACGGAAACAGTACCTATACCTGGGCAAGTCCTAGGCTCATCAGCCCCTATGCTTATCTCGAAACGGCCATCAATAAAATTAAAACTTCCAGATTACTGGCCTCCATCTATGCCGATTATCAGATTGTAAAAGGCTTATCACTCAGATCGAGCGTAAACTACGATAACGTAGACCGCAATACTTCAAGGTATACTTCCGATCAGGTTACGGTTGGCGTGGCTTCGGCATTATTAACCAATCCGGGCCTTTACTCTACAGGTGCTTATGCGGTAACCAAAAAACAGAATTTCCTGAATGAAAATACCTTGAATTATACCATCACAATCGCTGGCTTGCACAAAATATCGGCCATTGCCGGTGTATCGTACAATATTGTGCATACAGAAGGAGTGAGCCTGGCTACAGCCGGAGGTTTTGCTAACGATATCATTAAAACCTTAAGTAATGCCATTGCCAACTCGGCAGGGGTAACCACTACCGGAACTTCAACTGCGGCAAATAATACCTTGTTTTCGTATTACAGCAGGTTGCAATACGTCTTTAAAGATACATATCTCTTATCGGGTACCCTCAGAAGAGATGCTTCATCTAAGTTTGGCTCCGAAAATCGCTGGGGAACCTTTCCTTCAGTATCGGCCGGATGGAAAATTTCAGAAGAATCTTTTCTTAAGGATGTTAAAGCCATTAATGAGCTGAAACTGCGCTTAAGCTGGGGTAAATCGGGCAATAACAATATTGGCGATTACAATGCCATCAGTACACTGGTGAATTCGAATTACGTTTTTGGAGGCAATACACCTACCACGGCTACAGGCCAGGTGGTATCGGGCCTTGCCAATAAAGCGTTGAAATGGGAAACCTCCAATACATACGATTTGGGTATAGATTTAAGTCTTTTGGCCAACAGGATCAATTTTACTTTCGATGCTTATCATAAAAAGAATACCGACCTGTTGTTGAATTTGCCTGTATTATCGGCAAGTGGTTTTAGTACTAGCCTGCAAAACATTGGCGCTGTGGTAAACAAGGGGTTGGAGTTCGGTTTGAATACCGTAAACGTAAAAACAGCCAGTTTTACCTGGTCAATGAGCGCCAATATTGCCTTCAATAAAAATACGGTAACTGAGCTTGGGCCAACACATGCCGATATTGAAATTGCTTCTGCCTACAGTGGTAGTAATGCGCCCTATTTATTGCGCGAAGGGTTGCCCGCATTTAGCTATTACATTACCAAAACAGACGGAATTTTAACTGCCGCCGATCTTGCGAATCCTGCAGTGGCCAAAGTATCTGGTCAGAAAGTAGGCGATGCAAAGTATATTGATGCCAACGGCGACGGAAAAATCAGTGCTGCAGACCGGGTAATTGGTGGTCAGCCTTCACCTAAATATACCTGGGGCTGGACAAACAATTTCAAGTACGGAAATTTTGATCTCGGTATACAGTTATATGGCCAGCACGGCGGATCGATACTTTCTTACCTCGGCAGAGCGATTGATTTTTCGGGTAGCACCACAGCAAATGTGCTCGGGGTGTGGAGAGACCGATGGAGTGCCGCAGATCCCAATCCAGATGCCCCGAGAGGTAAATTGGGCGCAAGCTATACTTATCCTAACGTAACCTCTGACTGGGTTTATTCGAGCGATTTTTTACGGGTGCAGAATATTACTTTGGGCTATAACCTGAAAGGTTTAATCAAAACATCGGGTATTTCTTCGGCAAGGATCTTTATCGCCCTTGAAAACTACTTCTCTTACGATGAATATAAAGGTGGGGCAAATCCCGAAGCCCAAAATACAAATGTAAGTGGCGATGCCAGTTACGCCATATCGGGCGATTATGGTTCTGCGCCATTAAGTAAAACTGCTTCAATTGGTATAAACATTGGCTTTTAG
- a CDS encoding AraC family transcriptional regulator, with product MLLFSINLFFAKKGNKTLNVLLSLLFFARFGQILISALIAAEKPVTLVYVFQAFTPLYYAAPACFYLYISGFINKSTALRKWQWLHFIPALLALIHVLPWQGWPELDWATIPKQLADNGYFSLKTQTGLFPNYFHYTLRPILVFSYLCLAWVYYYRKMDKTTKTDEPGKRWIVFFLRVATFFQLLSLTPVILRGLHISYTQPSFVIINCLSLLFLVLYALHKPYIFYGYLLVSVDLDKKNIREQFEPDVALSKAASLNLQPLKDEQIAKPTKKVNLSEEQLAELSQSMGTLMEQEQLYLLHEFQIIDLAAKLNIPVHHCSYIINNTIGKNFRDWINGYRVEHFLVQHPIKSDKLTIEAIASESGFKSLATFYNAFKKEKGVMPTNYFNKELS from the coding sequence TTGCTTCTATTCTCTATAAATCTATTTTTCGCAAAAAAAGGGAACAAAACACTCAATGTTTTACTTTCACTTTTATTTTTTGCCCGTTTCGGTCAGATTTTAATTTCTGCACTCATTGCCGCCGAAAAACCGGTAACACTGGTATATGTATTTCAGGCCTTTACCCCGCTCTACTACGCGGCTCCTGCTTGCTTTTACCTTTATATTTCAGGCTTTATCAATAAAAGTACTGCTTTACGAAAGTGGCAGTGGCTACATTTTATTCCTGCGTTGTTGGCACTTATCCATGTGCTGCCCTGGCAAGGCTGGCCCGAGCTAGACTGGGCCACCATTCCGAAACAGTTGGCAGACAATGGCTACTTCTCGCTTAAAACTCAAACGGGGCTTTTCCCTAACTATTTCCATTACACCTTACGCCCTATTCTGGTATTCTCTTACTTATGCCTGGCCTGGGTGTATTATTACCGAAAAATGGATAAAACAACCAAAACCGACGAACCCGGAAAGCGCTGGATTGTTTTCTTTCTCCGCGTAGCCACGTTTTTTCAATTGTTAAGCTTAACCCCTGTAATTTTAAGGGGACTACATATCTCCTACACCCAGCCCTCGTTTGTAATTATCAATTGCTTGTCGTTACTATTCCTGGTATTGTATGCCCTGCACAAACCGTACATTTTTTATGGTTATTTACTAGTATCGGTAGACTTGGATAAAAAAAATATACGAGAGCAGTTTGAACCAGATGTAGCCCTTAGCAAGGCGGCAAGCCTAAACTTACAGCCTTTAAAGGATGAACAAATTGCAAAACCCACAAAAAAGGTAAACTTATCGGAAGAACAGCTTGCTGAACTCTCGCAATCCATGGGAACTTTGATGGAACAGGAACAACTTTATTTGCTTCACGAGTTTCAGATTATTGATCTGGCTGCAAAGCTCAATATCCCTGTTCACCATTGTTCTTATATCATCAACAATACGATTGGCAAAAATTTTCGCGACTGGATAAACGGTTACAGGGTCGAGCATTTTTTAGTCCAGCACCCCATAAAAAGCGACAAGTTAACCATCGAGGCCATTGCATCTGAATCGGGTTTTAAAAGTCTGGCCACTTTTTACAATGCTTTTAAAAAAGAAAAGGGAGTTATGCCTACCAACTATTTCAACAAAGAATTAAGCTAA
- a CDS encoding Crp/Fnr family transcriptional regulator, with translation MQYLSTHSSMLPLFQYLEKFHPLSGEFKASYEKNCKVIHVKKYKHVLSPIDNNTSLYFLVSGLVRGFVKDGKKDISTWFSFGNEIIGAIRHPFDHDNHSIEYLQALEDCVLISIPYNLIEAAYSHYPEANLIGRKLFELHYYAASDRAILARIPNASKRYRKLEANGLAFDKVPKRYLASYLGIRLETMSRISTKFLVADLHAAS, from the coding sequence ATGCAATATCTGAGCACTCATTCTTCTATGCTTCCGCTTTTTCAGTACCTGGAAAAGTTTCATCCCCTTTCGGGTGAATTTAAAGCTTCTTACGAAAAAAATTGTAAGGTAATTCATGTAAAAAAGTATAAACATGTACTCTCACCGATCGACAACAATACTTCGCTTTACTTTTTAGTGAGTGGCCTGGTACGTGGATTTGTTAAGGATGGAAAAAAAGATATCAGCACCTGGTTTAGTTTCGGCAATGAGATTATTGGTGCGATACGTCACCCGTTTGACCATGACAACCATTCGATAGAATATTTACAGGCGCTGGAAGACTGCGTGTTGATTAGCATTCCGTATAACCTGATCGAGGCGGCTTACTCGCACTATCCGGAAGCTAACCTGATTGGCAGAAAACTTTTTGAGCTGCATTACTACGCTGCATCTGACAGGGCAATTCTGGCAAGAATCCCCAATGCATCGAAAAGGTACCGTAAACTCGAAGCCAATGGGTTGGCTTTTGATAAAGTCCCCAAACGCTACCTGGCCAGTTATTTAGGCATACGTTTGGAAACCATGAGCAGGATTAGCACCAAATTTTTGGTTGCCGATCTTCATGCGGCATCCTGA
- a CDS encoding AGE family epimerase/isomerase, protein MRYTSKELQQLAAFYQNQLLNNTVPFWFPRSIDHEHGGYMFMRDADGSLIDDDKAVWIQGRAAWLLSTLYNTVEAKQEWLDAAKSGIDFLNQHCFDTDGQMFFHVTREGKPIRKRRYYFSETFAVIANAAYAKASGDETAAEKARYLFGKCIEYATQPGLLPAKFTDIRPAKGIGVPMIMMNTAQQLRETIGDPRCDEWISKWIEEIKRDFVKDDIQCVMEQVAPDGSIIDHIDGRTLNPGHAIEGAWFILHEAKYRNNDPELIKLGCKMLDYMWARGWDEEHGGILYFKDVYNKPVQEYWQDMKFWWPQNETIIATLLAYTLTGDEKYAHWHKMVHDYAYDKFHDKEHGEWFGYLHRDGSVAQTAKGNLFKGPFHLPRQEWYCAQLLSNLGY, encoded by the coding sequence ATGAGATATACTTCGAAAGAATTGCAGCAACTGGCCGCATTTTATCAAAACCAGCTGCTTAACAATACAGTTCCCTTTTGGTTTCCGCGATCAATCGATCACGAACATGGGGGCTATATGTTTATGCGTGATGCAGACGGCAGCCTGATTGACGATGATAAAGCCGTTTGGATTCAGGGGCGAGCAGCCTGGTTGTTATCCACGCTGTATAACACCGTCGAAGCCAAGCAAGAGTGGCTCGATGCGGCCAAATCGGGCATAGATTTTCTAAATCAACATTGCTTTGATACTGACGGACAGATGTTTTTCCACGTTACACGCGAGGGAAAACCGATCCGTAAAAGACGTTACTATTTTTCAGAAACCTTTGCGGTAATTGCAAACGCTGCTTATGCAAAAGCCAGTGGAGATGAAACTGCGGCCGAAAAAGCCAGGTATTTGTTTGGGAAATGTATCGAATATGCCACCCAACCGGGCTTATTGCCAGCGAAATTTACAGATATCAGGCCTGCAAAAGGGATAGGAGTACCCATGATTATGATGAATACCGCGCAACAGTTGAGGGAAACCATTGGCGACCCACGTTGCGATGAATGGATATCGAAATGGATTGAGGAGATTAAACGCGATTTTGTTAAGGATGATATTCAATGTGTGATGGAGCAAGTGGCACCGGATGGTTCGATTATCGATCACATTGATGGCCGAACTTTAAACCCCGGTCACGCCATTGAAGGGGCCTGGTTTATCTTACATGAAGCAAAGTACCGCAATAATGATCCTGAACTGATTAAACTGGGTTGTAAAATGCTCGATTACATGTGGGCACGTGGTTGGGATGAGGAGCACGGAGGTATTTTATATTTTAAAGATGTGTATAATAAACCAGTCCAGGAATATTGGCAGGATATGAAATTCTGGTGGCCGCAGAATGAAACCATTATTGCCACTTTACTGGCTTACACCTTAACCGGCGATGAAAAATATGCACACTGGCACAAAATGGTGCACGATTATGCCTACGATAAATTTCATGATAAAGAACATGGCGAATGGTTTGGATACCTGCACCGTGATGGTTCTGTTGCCCAAACAGCCAAAGGCAACCTGTTTAAAGGACCTTTTCACCTACCCAGGCAAGAATGGTATTGTGCACAGTTATTAAGCAACCTGGGCTATTAA